A portion of the Mycobacterium paraseoulense genome contains these proteins:
- the sigM gene encoding RNA polymerase sigma factor SigM yields the protein MGSRGDIQRERSDAELLAAHVAGDRRAFGELFLRHQRQLHRLARLTTRTAEDAEDALQDAMLSAHRGAGAFRHDAAVGSWLHRIVVNACLDRLRRTKAHPTVPLEDVFPVADRTAQVETAMVVQRALMRLPVEQRAAVVAVDMQGYSVADTAALLGIAEGTVKSRCARARARLAELLGYLKASPDLAPPMAVKQPMTDTGADG from the coding sequence GTGGGCTCCCGGGGAGACATCCAGCGTGAACGCAGCGACGCCGAACTGCTGGCAGCCCACGTCGCCGGCGATCGCCGCGCCTTCGGGGAGTTGTTTCTTCGCCATCAACGACAGCTGCACCGGTTGGCCCGGCTGACCACGCGCACCGCGGAGGATGCGGAGGACGCGCTGCAGGACGCCATGCTCTCGGCGCACCGCGGCGCCGGCGCGTTCCGGCATGACGCCGCCGTCGGCAGCTGGCTGCACCGCATCGTCGTCAACGCCTGCCTGGACCGGCTGCGGCGCACGAAGGCACATCCCACCGTCCCGCTCGAGGACGTCTTCCCGGTGGCCGATCGAACGGCCCAAGTCGAGACCGCGATGGTGGTGCAGCGCGCCTTGATGCGGCTTCCCGTCGAGCAGCGGGCGGCGGTGGTGGCCGTTGACATGCAGGGGTATTCGGTGGCCGACACCGCCGCGCTGCTGGGCATCGCCGAGGGCACCGTCAAGAGCCGGTGCGCGCGTGCCCGGGCGCGCCTCGCCGAGCTCCTCGGCTACCTCAAGGCCTCCCCCGACCTGGCCCCACCCATGGCCGTCAAGCAGCCCATGACGGACACTGGGGCGGATGGATGA